A region from the Spea bombifrons isolate aSpeBom1 chromosome 7, aSpeBom1.2.pri, whole genome shotgun sequence genome encodes:
- the LOC128502250 gene encoding cytochrome P450 2W1-like: MNPLVWNKFRRFGADKGSVGISITASGWGVFFSNGENWKVTRRFTLSILRDLGMGKRPIEGKIIEETEHLNNLIQSFEGKPFEKRVFTNAPPNITFGLLFGRRFEYSNPTFKTMLDLLNDLVILTVSPPAQFTNVYPILKHVLKTPKIIVQKIDQLKAIYKELLMEAKSNINESSWTTYTEAFLQKDMEEKEGDGNGKIFHEKNMLASMFDLMLGGTETTSSTLQWAILLMMKYPDIQKKVHEEIETVIGLERHPTWDDQKYLPYCLAVVHEIQRFGNILPLFPHSTLTDTHFRGYFIPKGTQVMPIFTSVLYDETQWETPYRFNPNHFLDADGKFLKKDAFFPFSKGRRVCAGESLARMELFLFFTGMLQKFTFSPPPGVDKADLDLTADPFFTLRPKPFKVCATPRQ, translated from the exons ATGAATCCTCTAGTGTGGAACAAATTTAGAAGATTTGGAGCGGACAAAGGGTCGGTAGGAATAAGCATCACTGCGTCAGGCTGGG GTGTTTTCTTTTCCAACGGGGAAAACTGGAAGGTGACGCGAAGATTCACTCTGTCTATTCTGCGGGATCTCGGGATGGGAAAGAGACCCATCGAGGGAAAGATTATCGAGGAAACTGAACATCTAAATAATCTGATCCAGTCGtttgagg gtaAACCTTTTGAAAAACGAGTATTTACTAACGCTCCTCCCAACATCACCTTCGGACTGTTATTTGGAAGACGCTTTGAATACAGTAACCCGACATTCAAGACGATGTTAGATCTGCTGAACGATCTGGTTATCCTCACCGTTTCTCCTCCTGCACAG TTCACTAACGTCTACCCGATTCTGAAGCACGTCCTGAAAACACCAAAAATTATTGTACAGAAAATCGACCAGTTAAAGGCAATTTATAAAGAGCTGCTGATGGAAGCTAAAAGCAATATAAATGAAAGCAGCTGGACAACATACACAGAGGCCTTCCTTCAGAAAGACATGGAG GAAAAAGAGGGAGATGGTAATGGAAAAATCTTTCATGAGAAGAATATGTTGGCGTCTATGTTCGATCTCATGCTTGGTGGCACAGAGACAACATCATCGACACTACAATGGGCCATCCTTCTCATGATGAAATATCCTGATATACAAA aaaaggtTCATGAAGAAATTGAAACGGTTATTGGACTTGAGCGCCACCCAACGTGGGATGACCAGAAGTACTTACCATACTGTCTGGCAGTGGTACACGAAATACAACGGTTTGGCAACATCCTTCCACTCTTCCCCCATTCTACTCTAACAGACACCCACTTCAGGGGTTATTTTATCCCTAAG GGAACACAAGTGATGCCAATATTTACGTCGGTCCTTTATGATGAGACCCAGTGGGAGACGCCGTACAGATTTAACCCCAATCATTTCCTGGATGCTGACGGGAAGTTTCTGAAGAAAGATGCATTCTTCCCATTTTCTAAAG GGCGCAGGGTTTGTGCCGGAGAATCCCTGGCCAGAATGGaactcttcctcttcttcacgGGGATGCTCCAGAAGTTCACGTTCTCTCCCCCACCGGGCGTAGACAAAGCAGACCTGGATCTCACCGCAGATCCATTTTTCACCTTGAGGCCAAAGCCGTTCAAAGTTTGTGCCACTCCGCGTCAATAG
- the LOC128502251 gene encoding cytochrome P450 2W1-like yields the protein MAFYSETVTLFLLFTLITVLLKFLSSLRKKISYKFPPGPTPLPLIGNLHILDLKRPDSTFMKLAKTYGSFFTIHFGRKKVVVLVGYDALKEALVNSSYEFGNRGALPVVDNFQHGEGVIFSNGENWKVTRRFTLSILRDLGMGKRPIEGKIIEETEHLNNLIQSFEGKPFEKRVFTNAPPNITFGLLFGRRFEYSNPTFMTMLDLLNDLVILTTTTPAQFTNVYPILKHVLKTPKIIVQKIDQLNVIYKELLMEAKSNTNESSWTTYTEAFLQKDMEEKVGDGNEKIFHEKNMLASMFDLMLGGTETTSSTLQWAILLMMKYPDIQKKVHEEIETVIGLERHPTWDDQKYLPYCLAVVHEIQRFGNILPSFPHSTLVDTHFRGYFIPKGTQVIPLFASALYDETQWETPYRFNPNHFLDADGKFLKKDAFFPFSKGRRVCVGESLARMELFLFFTGMLQKFTFSPPPGVDKADLDLTPDPFFTFRPKPYKVCATPRQ from the exons ATGGCTTTCTATTCCGAAACAGTGACTCTCTTCCTTTTGTTCACCCTGATTACGGTTCTTCTGAAGTTTTTGTCTAGTCTCCGTAAAAAGATTTCTTACAAGTTCCCCCCGGGACCAACACCGCTTCCTCTGATTGGAAATTTACACATTTTGGATCTAAAAAGACCAGATTCCACCTTCATGAAG CTTGCAAAGACATACGGCTCGTTCTTCACGATCCACTTTGGCAGGAAGAAAGTCGTGGTTCTGGTTGGATATGATGCCCTGAAAGAAGCCCTCGTGAACTCAAGCTATGAATTTGGAAACCGGGGGGCACTACCAGTCGTTGATAATTTCCAGCATGGAGAAG GTGTAATCTTTTCCAACGGGGAAAACTGGAAGGTGACGCGAAGATTCACTCTGTCTATTCTGCGGGATCTCGGAATGGGAAAGAGACCCATCGAGGGAAAGATTATCGAGGAAACTGAACATCTAAATAATCTGATCCAGTCGTTTGAAG GTAAACCTTTTGAAAAACGAGTATTTACTAACGCTCCTCCCAACATCACCTTCGGACTGTTATTTGGAAGACGCTTTGAATACAGTAACCCGACATTCATGACGATGTTAGATCTGCTGAACGATCTGGTTATCCTCACTACTACCACTCCTGCACAG TTCACTAACGTCTACCCGATTCTGAAGCACGTCCTGAAAACACCAAAAATCATTGTACAGAAAATCGACcagttaaatgtaatttataaagaGCTGCTGATGGAAGCTAAAAGCAATACAAACGAAAGCAGCTGGACAACATACACAGAGGCCTTCCTTCAGAAAGACATGGAG GAAAAAGTGGGAGATGGTAATGAAAAAATCTTTCATGAGAAGAATATGTTGGCGTCTATGTTCGATCTCATGCTTGGTGGCACAGAGACAACATCATCGACACTGCAATGGGCCATCCTTCTCATGATGAAATATCCTGATATACAAA aaaaggTTCATGAAGAAATTGAAACGGTTATTGGACTTGAACGCCACCCAACGTGGGATGACCAGAAGTACTTACCATACTGTCTGGCAGTGGTACATGAAATACAACGGTTTGGCAACATCCTTCCATCCTTCCCCCATTCTACTCTAGTAGACACCCACTTCAGGGGTTATTTTATCCCTAAG GGAACGCAAGTGATCCCTTTATTTGCGTCGGCCCTTTATGATGAGACCCAGTGGGAGACTCCGTACAGATTTAACCCCAATCATTTCCTGGATGCTGACGGGAAGTTTCTGAAGAAAGATGCATTCTTCCCATTTTCTAAAG GACGCAGGGTTTGTGTCGGAGAATCCCTGGCCAGAATGGaactcttcctcttcttcacgGGGATGCTCCAGAAGTTCACATTCTCTCCCCCACCGGGCGTAGACAAGGCAGACCTGGATCTCACTCCAGATCCATTTTTCACCTTCAGGCCAAAGCCTTACAAAGTTTGTGCCACTCCGCGGCAATAG